A part of Pseudoliparis swirei isolate HS2019 ecotype Mariana Trench chromosome 8, NWPU_hadal_v1, whole genome shotgun sequence genomic DNA contains:
- the LOC130198410 gene encoding myomegalin-like isoform X2 has protein sequence MLDLKMKETCRVCGRELCGNQRRWIFHPASKLNLQVLLSHAVGRELTRDGRGEFACSKCTFMLDRMYRFDTVIARVEALSIEKLQRLLQEKHRLRQCISGLYRKTNSEEGAVVLPGDDDGSGDGMVDISGLTHAKYCALLQEDLVYSLYESWADDGLECQHHHHPQSSTGPESEVTVACSQHGVPSTPRKCRGCSYWRVADSDYEAVCKVPRKLARSISCGPSSRYSASGVGGCATGGGAGGEGVGKDNNMEDSEEPASSLTLVPGSQDPSRSSDSDHTLAGRASSSPSMASLETTEEYIQPGAVTEGQLRSPRELIDDRISDSFSEEHLGATHGQASPAASLSLALCLLQSYAVYRPVLSSKGSKLPVLIRQSCSNGGSRLLSPDPLLGMSYGAPEGERDNHMPTPELETPVFRLVDHDLNLAYMEDLLEDLYKEYPPPRPHQSLVEQQQTQLNQFECAASQCVSELQKAQLQVQSLQAKIHESEANNMKLQEKLSEMECELRSIRQAAQSQERTIQGLTESISTKDSEAQDLYQLMEGQNTTLCKLREMVHHNQLAQVKVPEGVSEYVMLAQLQTELVAVQSSLFCLGLELEASQRSLRRSQRQGDDLSRFKDRLDSDLQEVQQYREVTEKHNQDLLSALQKTRSELQAREAALKDAEVERHTVVQEKDRSIAQLKHSLQDKERQLQEYSEMLDSTGSSKPRDFLLEKLKERIKDRDGALERAIDDKFRCVEEREGQVRRLQLALREKERDLERLRCILSNNEETITSLDALVRGKELELEQAAEAYRNLQWLKQQSEEKERNTLREKDTIIRQLQAALQTHSLEAQDLTATLVARVQAGPTEVVEDLKARLALKEKLFQELLSDRSRQSNEHQAQVQEMLNTLSSKDQYLQDYAYRLSLVIGERTGQLQELRRQLSSRDRELCEMKRDKEREMGGEAQHLRSLLKEKEAFIKELMLSQEEAMQPSSKESEAEMTALHEELQLVLKKEREAQKELSALRSSLARQQDNKDSADHQCVLEQLVSEYNKLNDALRVEKRLYQNLTHIQTKCDSSEKIQALHTELDSVQALRRQLEEVLARTRNMALAQERAAKKQRDFGELSTDEEGEEEEEEGDDEDGTSDDFTDSIEEDDDKVTARSLASIQACGAEGVIGPLVSQRADVKQLEEARKTLEGQLEEIRSQLERDGYSSVAQMRSALQRLQQENQTLKETRGRAGAVVLRTNPERNHRSLNQEEEEHVQESDKEEETSPKPVGKRGHPRVSLSEERGKRHCKGPHPLTPPRHTHRPETGVESAGDSSKEGALWQDRDEGLREQAARLTSDLALNQQENRELLERLMVSEATVHAQAEQLKDYRVLLTETSVQQASKQVQVDLQDLGYETCGRSENEAEREDASSPEFDDLEMCTSLSNQQDYEGADGSWFAGSSNAGAFEMEDESAPLQHLVQDLRSQLSSCHKVIRGLQLRVRSLSTTSDYASSLERTPRKVNWAFETSPAPSGVEEDEGWMSDTQGIPSGPKPSRELQELMARVASLEAQLKSSRLEDKSQAEEGKCATWPGKYNSLIQAQARELSHLRQRIREGQGVSHILTQHLGDTTKAFEELLRANDIDYYMGQSFRQQLSQNSALAQRVLAKISGRERAESHDDKKGHELLALRLSKELQQKDKIIESLHTKLQQRPETPSSCHALSETTDHSDRTSLVSDESRTNEDLELCSDLDAREYQEEHGLQQPGQGSEQQVHPSILPPHGFLKSSSSCPNMHCSAPVGLTSQSSRALFRESISYSVPSGPDVWGREVISDPRPRALSVIAVRPELDMLYKRMNEQNRGFAVPHDKAQFSHSAGAHIQHNLSGYSQQSHHAFQQYQLGGIPEGHSIKSDSGLVTGRSLWDMENMVPQVGGYSGSSGHQQGSSHAGVHLIEEHLREVRILRQRLEESMRTNDRLRLQLEERLASTGRGGGAPTNIYIQGLDSVTQLCNEIRILNEENLGLKSRLQASTDTCEEVVQLREAVFTACARLKQAELEAEQWKEELRRLQAHAQEQGQQIHILRQERQASQEKTNRLQHEVSLLQQQLCESRELIHSLQGELQVYDQVCSSTKANKSFLCELPGLPVELGELLGEVRSLRAQLQNSVQENGALKQLELHKQLEQKLGVGSPRTPSLSALTASPQRENFYRRQLLHALESPTDLLEPHSELEGEAPDGSFANRNGRHAIGHVDDFSALQQQVLEGGGLVQRMETTLQAFLGPPLLEGPQRQSSGLVLDYGCVKSLLSNTKTLRQILEEAMSLLKMFWRAALPSTDPSFQNLKKEQCMQEELLSLKLRMSEQDEVLKGTVHRLRSTSRTKENMEHFIVNQLSRTRDVLKKARTNLEKNELRLSSLSSSSSSPYAAEDPGGAAGERPADRSFLKTSGASGAAANQRPAARKRSSQCLL, from the exons ATGCTGGATCTCAAGATGAAGGAAACGTGTCGCGTCTGCGGACGGGAGCTCTGTGGTAACCAGCGGCGATGGATCTTCCATCCCGCCTCCAAGCTCAACCTGCAGGTGCTGCTGTCTCATGCTGTTGGGCGAGAGCTGACCCGGGATGGCAGAGGAGAGTTCGCCTGCTCAAAGTGCACCTTCATGCTGGACCGCATGTACCGCTTCGACACGGTGATCGCCCGCGTGGAGGCCCTGTCCATCGAGAAGCTGCAGCGTCTCCTGCAGGAGAAACACAGGCTGAGGCAGTGCATCAGTGGGCTCTACCGGAAAACCAATTCAGAAGAGGGTGCAGTGGTGTTACCTGGAGATGATGATGGATCAGGAGATGGGATGGTTGACATTTCTGGTCTCACTCATGCAAAGTACTGTGCCCTGCTCCAAGAGGATCTGGTCTACTCTTTGTACGAGTCCTGGGCCGATGATGGCCTGGAATGTCAACACCACCATCACCCTCAAAGTTCTACTGGTCCAGAGTCCGAGGTTACGGTTGCGTGCTCACAGCATGGTGTTCCCAGCACTCCCAGGAAGTGTCGGGGTTGTTCCTACTGGCGGGTGGCGGACTCTGACTATGAAGCTGTTTGTAAGGTGCCCAGGAAGCTGGCGCGGAGTATTTCCTGTGGGCCGTCATCCAGATATTCAGCCAGTGGTGTTGGAGGGTGTgcgactggaggaggagctggtggagaaGGAGTCGGAAAAGACAATAATATGGAGGATTCAGAAGAACCGGCCTCCTCTTTAACTCTGGTCCCTGGTTCTCAGGACCCCTCGAGGTCATCGGATAGTGATCACACCCTGGCTGGCCGAGCCAGCTCCAGCCCCTCGATGGCATCCTTAGAGACGACTGAGGAATATATTCAGCCTGGAGCTGTAACAGAGGGGCAGCTGAGATCCCCCAGAGAACTAATAGATGACCGGATCTCTGATTCCTTCTCTGAGGAGCACTTGGGAGCCACACATGGCCAAGCCTCACCTGCAGCCAGCCTCTCTCTGGCCCTCTGTTTGCTGCAGAGCTATGCCGTCTACAGGCCAGTCCTGAGCTCCAAGGGGAGTAAGCTGCCAGTGCTGATCCGGCAGAGCTGCAGTAATGGAGGCTCAAGGCTGCTGTCCCCTGATCCCCTTCTGGGAATGTCTTATGGAGCTCCAGAGGGGGAACGAGACAACCACATGCCAACACCTGAGTTAGAGACCCCTGTGTTCAGGCTGGTGGATCATGATCTGAACCTGGCTTACATGGAGGATCTGTTGGAGGATTTGTACAAAGAGTATCCTCCCCCACGTCCTCACCAG AGCCTCGTTGAGCAGCAGCAGACTCAACTGAACCAGTTTGAGTGTGCAGCCAGTCAATGTGTCAGCGAGCTGCAGAAGGCCCAGCTCCAGGTCCAATCCCTGCAGGCCAAGATCCACGAGAGCGAGGCCAACAATATG AAACTGCAGGAGAAGCTGAGTGAGATGGAGTGTGAGCTGCGTTCGATCCGCCAGGCTGCTCAGAGTCAGGAGCGAACCATTCAGGGTCTCACAGAGTCCATCAGCACCAAAGACAGTGAG GCCCAGGATCTGTACCAGCTGATGGAAGGGCAGAACACCACTCTGTGTAAGCTGAGAGAAATGGTCCACCACAACCAGCTTGCTCAAGTTAAG gtgccagagggggtcaGCGAGTATGTGATGCTTGCCCAGCTGCAGACCGAGCTGGTGGCGGTGCAAAGCTCCTTGTTCTGCCTCGGTCTGGAGCTGGAGGCCAGCCAGAGGAGTCTGAGACGGAGCCAGAGGCAAGGAGATGACCTGTCGAGGTTCAAGGACAGACTCGACTCCGATCTACAGGAGGTGCAGCAGTACAGGGAGGTCACTGAGAAGCACAACCAG GACCTGCTCTCTGCCCTCCAGAAAACCCGCTCTGAGCTGCAGGCTAGAGAAGCGGCTCTGAAGGACGCCGAGGTGGAGAGACACACTGTGGTGCAGGAGAAAGACAGGAGCATCGCACAGCTCAAACACTCGCTGCAGGACAAGGAGCGACAGCTACAG GAGTACTCTGAGATGTTGGATTCAACAGGAAGCTCCAAACCAAGAGATTTCCTGCTGGAGAAACTTAAAGAGCGTATTAAGGACAGAGACGGAGCTCTGGAG CGCGCCATTGACGACAAGTTCCGCTGTGTTGAGGAGCGTGAGGGCCAAGTGAGGAGGCTTCAGCTCGCCCTCAGGGAGAAGGAGCGGGACCTGGAGAGACTCCGCTGCATTCTGTCCAACAACGAGGAGACCATCACG AGTCTGGACGCCCTGGTGCGGGGCAAAGAGCTGGAGCTGGAACAGGCGGCAGAGGCCTACAGGAACCTCCAGTGGCTGAAGCAGCAgagcgaggagaaggagagaaacacTCTGAGGGAGAAGGACACCATCATCCGCCAGCTCCAGGCAGCTCTACAGACACACAGCCTGGAGGCACAG gatcTCACGGCCACCCTCGTGGCCCGAGTCCAGGCCGGGCCCACTGAGGTTGTCGAGGATTTGAAAGCTCGGCTGGCACTGAAAGAAAAACTCTTCCAGGAGCTGCTCTCGGACCGCAGCCGCCAGTCCAATGAGCACCAAGCACAGGTCCAGGAAATGCTCAACACTCTGAGCTCCAAAGACCAGTACCTGCAG gactaCGCCTACCGGCTCTCCCTTGTGATTGGCGAGCGGACTGGCCAGCTGCAGGAGCTCCGCAGACAGCTGTCATCTCGAGACCGAGAGCTGTGCGAGATGAAACGGGACAAGGAgagggagatgggaggagaggcgCAGCACCTGCGGAGTCTGCTCAAAGAGAAAGAAGCCTTCATCAAG GAGCTGATGCTGAGCCAGGAGGAGGCGATGCAGCCATCCTCCAAAGAGAGTGAGGCAGAGATGACGGCTCTCCACGAAGAGTTGCAGCTAGTGctgaagaaggagagggaggctcAG AAGGAGCTCTCTGCTCTGCGTTCATCCTTGGCTCGCCAGCAGGACAACAAGGACAGCGCTGATCATCAA TGTGTGTTGGAGCAGCTTGTGTCCGAGTACAACAAGCTGAATGACGCCCTGAGGGTGGAGAAGAGATTATACCAAAatctcacacacattcagaccAAGTGTGACAG CtctgagaagatccaggccctcCACACCGAGCTAGACTCGGTTCAGGCGCTCCGCAGACAGCTGGAGGAGGTCCTGGCCAGGACCCGTAACATGGCCCTGGCGCAGGAGCGGGCAGCTAAAAAGCAGCGTGACTTTGGAG AGCTCAGCACAgacgaggaaggggaggaggaggaggaggaaggagacgatGAAGATGGCACCAGTGACGACTTTACGGACAGCATAGAGGAGGACGATGACAAAGTGACGGCCAGAAGTTTGGCCTCCATTCAG GCGTGTGGAGCTGAGGGTGTGATCGGGCCGCTGGTGTCCCAGAGAGCTGACGTGAAGCAGCTCGAGGAAGCAAGGAAGACACTTGAAGGCCAGCTTGAGGAGATACGGTCACAGCTGGAGAGGGATGGATACTCCTCCGTGGCTCAGATGAG GAGTGCACTGCAgaggctgcagcaggagaaccAGACTTTGAAGGAAACCAGAGGACGAGCTGGAGCGGTGGTCCTGAGGACAAACCCAGAGAGGAATCACAGGAGCTTGaatcaggaagaggaggagcatgttCAGGAATCCGATAAAGAGGAGGAAACATCTCCAAAGCCGGTGGGAAAGCGAGGTCATCCGCGTGTTAGTCTGAGTGAGGAGCGCGGGAAGAGGCACTGCAAGGGTCCACACCCTCTGACGCCCCCTCGTCACACACACCGGCCGGAGACG GGGGTGGAGTCCGCTGGTGACAGCAGCAAGGAGGGCGCGCTCTGGCAGGACAGAGACGAGGGTCTTCGTGAGCAGGCGGCCCGCCTGACCTCTGATCTGGCCCTGAACCAGCAGGAGAACAGAGAGCTGCTGGAGAGGCTGATGGTGTCCGAAGCCACGGTCCACGCTCAGGCTGAACAACTGAAGGATTACAGAGTTCTGCTCA CGGAGACGTCGGTGCAGCAGGCCAGTAAGCAGGTGCAGGTGGATCTCCAGGATCTTGGTTATGAGACTTGTGGTCGCAGTGAGAACGAAGCGGAGAGAGAAGACGCCAGCAGCCCCG AGTTTGATGACCTGGAGATGTGCACGTCGCTGTCCAATCAACAGGACTATGAGGGCGCGGACGGCAGCTGGTTCGCTGGCAGCAGTAACGCGGGTGCTTTTGAAATGGAGGACGAGTCGGCGCCTCTGCAGCATCTGGTCCAGGATCTGCGCTCGCAGCTGAGCAGCTGCCACAAGGTGATCCGCGGGCTGCAGCTGCGTGTCCGCTCCCTGTCCACCACCAGCGACTACGCCTCCAGCCTGGAGCGAACCCCACGCAAG GTAAACTGGGCCTTTGAGACATCGCCGGCACCCAGCGGGGTGGAAGAGGACGAAGGCTGGATGTCTGACACCCAAGGCATTCCCTCAGGGCCCAAACCCAGCAGGGAACTGCAAGAACTGATGGCGCGAGTTGCGTCACTGGAGGCTCAACTGAAGAGCtccagactggaggacaaaAGCCAAGCAGAGGAGGGGAAATGTGCCACCTGGCCTGG GAAGTACAACTCTCTGATCCAGGCACAAGCTCGTGAGCTGTCCCACCTCAGGCAGAGGATAAGggaggggcaaggagtcagccATATCCTCACCCAGCACCTGGGCGATACCACCAAG GCCTTCGAGGAGCTGCTGCGGGCCAACGATATAGATTACTACATGGGTCAGAGCTTCAGACAGCAGTTGTCACAGAACTCTGCCCTGGCACAACGAGTGCTGGCCAAGATCAGCGGAC GCGAGCGTGCAGAGAGCCATGATGACAAGAAAGGCCATGAGTTGCTCGCCCTTCG GCTGAGCAAGGAGCTTCAGCAGAAAGATAAAATCATCGAGTCCCTCCACACCAAGCTGCAGCAGCGCCCTGAGACCCCGTCCAGCTGCCATGCCCTCTCGGAGACCACCGACCACTCAGACAGGACGTCCTTGGTGTCCGATGAGTCCAGAACCAACGAAGACTTGGAGCTGTGCTCGGATTTAGACGCCAGAGAATATCAGGAGGAGCACGGGCTGCAGCAGCCGGGTCAAGGATCAGAACAACAAG TCCATCCATCGATCCTTCCTCCTCATGGCTTCCTTAAGTCCTCCAGCAGCTGTCCCAACATGCATTGCTCAGCCCCTGTGGGTTTGACCAGTCAGTCCTCTCGAG CCCTTTTCAGAGAGTCCATCTCCTACTCTGTCCCCTCTGGCCCTGACGTCTGGGGTCGAGAAGTCATTTCTGACCCCCGGCCCAGGGCCCTGTCTGTGATTGCTGTTCGCCCAGAGCTGGACATGCTGTACAAACGGATGAATGAGCAGAATAGGG gCTTTGCAGTTCCCCACGACAAGGCTCAGTTCAGTCACTCAGCGGGGGCCCACATCCAGCACAACCTCTCCGGCTACAGCCAGCAATCCCATCATGCCTTTCAACAGTACCAGCTGGGCGGCATTCCCGAAGGCCACTCGATAAAGTCTGACTCTGGTCTCGTGACCGGACGGTCTTTGTGGGACATGGAAAACATGGTGCCGCAAGTCGGTGGCTACTCTGGATCGTCAGGACACCAGCAGGGAAGCAGCCATGCAG GGGTACATTTAATAGAGGAGCACCTGCGGGAGGTTAGGATTCTCCGTCAGCGCCTAGAGGAGTCCATGAGGACCAATGATCGGCTCCGATTGCAGCTGGAAGAGAGACTGGCCTCAACCGGGCGCGGTGGAG GGGCACCAACAAACATCTACATTCAGGGACTGGACTCTGTCACTCAGCTGTGCAATGAGATCCGAATCCTGAATGAAGAAAACCTGGGACTGAAGTCCCGCCTGCAGGCCAGCACAG ACACATGTGAGGAGGTGGTGCAGTTGCGGGAGGCGGTGTTTACAGCATGCGCCCGCCTGAAACAAGCAGAGCTGGAGGCAGAGCAGTGGAAAGAGGAGCTGAGACGACTTCAGGCTCACGCGCAGGAGCAAGGACAGCAGATCCACATATTGAGGCAGGAACGGCAGGCCAGTCAGGAGAAAaccaacag GCTCCAGCATGAGGTGTctctcctgcagcagcagctgtgtgaGAGCAGAGAGCTCATCCACTCCCTGCAGGGGGAACTACAAGTGTACGATCAAGTGTGCTCCAGCACGAAGGCCAACAAAA GCTTCCTGTGTGAGCTGCCAGGTCTCCCGGTGGAGCTGGGGGAGCTGCTCGGGGAGGTGAGGAGCCTGCGAGCTCAGCTACAAAACAGCGTCCAGGAGAACGGCGCCCTCAAACAACTGGAGCTCCACAAGCAGCTTGAGCAGAAGCTGGGTGTCGGCTCCCCTCGGACGCCCTCCCTCTCCGCCCTCACCGCCAGCCCCCAGAGGGAGAACTTCTACAGGCGACAGCTGCTGCACG CGCTTGAATCCCCAACGGACCTTCTTGAACCTCACTCCGAGCTGGAGGGGGAGGCCCCTGACGGATCATTTGCAAACCGCAACGGCCGCCACGCCATCGGTCATGTGGACGACTTCAGCGCTCTGCAGCAGCAAGTCCTGGAGGGCGGCGGCCTTGTCCAGCGCATGGAGACGACCCTGCAGGCCTTCCTCGGCCCACCGCTGCTGGAGGGCCCCCAGAGGCAGAGCAGCGGGCTG GTCCTGGACTATGGCTGTGTGAAGAGTCTGCTGTCCAACACCAAGACCCTGAGACAGATCCTGGAGGAGGCGATGTCCCTGCTGAAGATGTTCTGGAGAGCAGCTCTGCCCAGCACTGATCCCTCCTTCCAAAACCTTAAGAAG gagcagTGTATGCAGGAAGAGCTCTTATCCCTGAAACTGCGTATGTCAGAGCAGGATGAGGTTCTTAAAGGGACGGTACACAGACTGAGGAGCACCAGCCGCACCAAGGAGAACATGGAGCACTTCATCGTCAACCAGC tgTCAAGGACTCGTGATGTGCTGAAGAAAGCAAGGACAAATCTAGAG AAGAATGAGCTGAGACTTTCCTCtctaagctcctcctcttcctctccttatgCTG CTGAGGACCCAGGAGGGGCTGCCGGAGAGCGGCCTGCTGATCGCAGTTTCCTGAAGACCAGCGGTGCTTCCGGAGCTGCAGCCAATCAACGTCCAGCAGCGAGGAAGCGCAGCAGCCAATGCCTGCTTTAA